From one Tepidamorphus gemmatus genomic stretch:
- a CDS encoding DUF6455 family protein, producing the protein MFERLMANRERHARLMGEMMRRYGTLQGDTITICEAMSLERAARRCMDCGSVEVCARWMEQTEGTDGAERFCPNAKLFASL; encoded by the coding sequence ATGTTCGAGCGACTGATGGCGAACCGGGAGCGTCATGCCCGGCTGATGGGCGAGATGATGCGGCGGTACGGTACGCTGCAGGGCGACACCATCACGATCTGCGAGGCGATGTCGTTGGAGCGCGCGGCACGCCGCTGCATGGATTGCGGCTCGGTCGAGGTCTGCGCCCGGTGGATGGAGCAGACCGAGGGCACGGACGGTGCCGAACGGTTCTGTCCGAACGCCAAGCTGTTCGCCTCGCTCTGA
- the hrpB gene encoding ATP-dependent helicase HrpB encodes MTDLPIEAVLPELEAALADHSAAVLEAPPGAGKTTRVPLALLEAPWLAGRRIVMLEPRRLAARAAAQRMADMLGEAVGETVGYRTRLDSVVGRTTRIEVVTEGILTRRLQSDPGLEGVGLVIFDEFHERSLQADLGLALTLEVTSLRDDLKLLVMSATLDGSAVAALLGGAPVIRTQGRSFPVETRHLRRPPRDRFVPAMAEAVRRALADTDGDMLVFLPGEGEIRRLAALIAEAGLPESADVMPLYGALDRAAQDAAIRPSAGGRRKVVLATSIAETSLTIDGVRVVIDGGLSRRARFDPVSAMSRLETVPVSRAAAEQRRGRAGRTAPGVCYRLWSLAEERGLVAYDRPEILDADLAPLALELAQWGVRDASTLAWLDPPPEAALAQARDLLRLLGAVDSDGGITAHGRAMARLGAHPRLAHMLLAAQEHGEAAIACEIAALIEERDILVGSGCACDADLRTRIEILRHGARGGLPAGARLDEGARRRALLAARAWRRRLGVEASADPAGAAGRISMLAYPDRIAQQRGGIGRFRLAGGRGASLPPEDPLAGEALLAVATVGGGEADARIRLAVPIVRQEIESAFADRIIEADEIAYDARADRVTAHRLRRFMAIVLDERPIERPDQDAVARALSAAVAARGIGRLPWSEEARQLRARVALLRRISDGMDWPDLSDEALAATIGDWLAPHLVGVTRLADLSRLDLATILASGLDWEARRRLDDLAPTHLEVPSGSRLRLDYCAGEIPVLAVKLQEMFGATETPRIAGGRVPVLVHLLSPAGRPVQITSDLATFWRDGYRQVKAEMKGRYPKHPWPDDPLTAAPTARTKRVLASRGG; translated from the coding sequence ATGACGGATCTTCCCATCGAAGCCGTGCTGCCGGAGCTGGAGGCAGCACTCGCCGACCATTCTGCCGCCGTGCTCGAGGCGCCGCCCGGTGCCGGCAAGACGACGCGTGTGCCACTGGCGCTGCTCGAAGCACCCTGGCTCGCGGGACGGCGGATCGTGATGCTCGAGCCGAGGCGCCTTGCCGCCCGTGCCGCCGCCCAGCGCATGGCCGACATGCTCGGCGAGGCGGTCGGCGAGACGGTCGGCTACCGCACACGCCTCGATTCCGTCGTCGGCCGCACCACCCGCATTGAGGTGGTCACGGAGGGTATCCTGACGCGGCGGCTTCAGTCCGATCCGGGGCTCGAGGGTGTCGGACTCGTCATCTTCGACGAGTTCCACGAGCGCAGCCTGCAGGCCGATCTGGGGCTGGCGCTGACGCTGGAGGTGACGAGCCTTCGGGATGATCTGAAGCTGTTGGTGATGTCCGCGACGCTCGACGGATCGGCGGTCGCCGCCCTGCTTGGCGGGGCGCCGGTGATTCGCACCCAGGGGCGCAGCTTTCCGGTCGAGACGCGCCATCTGCGCCGGCCGCCGCGTGACCGCTTCGTTCCGGCAATGGCCGAGGCCGTACGGCGTGCGCTCGCCGATACCGACGGGGACATGCTCGTCTTCCTGCCGGGGGAGGGCGAGATCCGTCGCCTCGCGGCACTGATCGCCGAAGCCGGGCTTCCTGAGTCCGCCGACGTGATGCCGCTCTATGGCGCGCTGGACAGGGCGGCACAGGACGCGGCGATCCGGCCATCGGCAGGGGGACGCCGCAAGGTGGTACTGGCGACGTCGATCGCCGAGACCAGCCTGACCATCGACGGGGTGCGGGTCGTCATCGATGGCGGCCTGTCGCGGCGCGCGCGGTTCGATCCTGTGAGCGCGATGAGTCGGCTGGAAACGGTGCCGGTGTCGAGGGCGGCGGCCGAGCAGCGGCGCGGACGGGCCGGGCGCACCGCGCCGGGCGTCTGCTACCGGTTGTGGAGCCTGGCCGAGGAACGCGGTCTCGTCGCCTACGACCGCCCGGAAATTCTCGACGCCGACCTCGCCCCGCTGGCGCTCGAGCTCGCCCAGTGGGGCGTGCGCGACGCCTCGACGCTGGCCTGGCTTGATCCACCGCCCGAGGCGGCGCTGGCGCAGGCGCGGGACCTGTTGAGGCTGCTCGGTGCAGTCGACAGCGATGGCGGCATCACGGCGCATGGCAGGGCGATGGCGCGACTTGGCGCGCATCCCCGTCTCGCCCACATGCTGCTCGCCGCGCAGGAGCACGGCGAGGCCGCGATCGCCTGCGAGATCGCAGCCCTGATCGAGGAGCGCGACATCCTGGTCGGGTCGGGCTGCGCATGTGATGCCGACCTCAGGACCCGGATCGAGATCTTGCGGCATGGTGCGAGGGGCGGCCTTCCAGCCGGGGCGCGCCTGGACGAGGGCGCGCGGCGCCGGGCGTTGCTCGCGGCACGCGCGTGGCGCCGGCGGCTCGGCGTGGAGGCCAGCGCCGATCCGGCCGGCGCGGCAGGGCGCATCTCGATGCTCGCCTATCCCGACCGCATCGCCCAGCAGCGCGGCGGAATCGGACGGTTCCGGCTCGCCGGCGGACGGGGCGCCAGTCTTCCGCCCGAGGATCCGTTGGCCGGGGAGGCGCTTCTTGCGGTTGCGACCGTCGGCGGCGGCGAAGCGGATGCGCGGATCCGGCTCGCCGTGCCGATCGTGCGCCAGGAGATCGAGTCCGCCTTCGCAGACCGCATCATCGAGGCCGATGAGATCGCCTATGACGCACGGGCCGACCGGGTGACGGCGCACCGGCTGCGCCGATTCATGGCGATCGTGCTCGACGAGCGGCCGATCGAGCGGCCCGACCAGGACGCGGTGGCGCGGGCGCTATCGGCAGCGGTGGCGGCGCGCGGGATCGGCCGTCTGCCGTGGAGCGAGGAAGCCCGCCAGCTGCGCGCCCGCGTCGCCCTTCTGCGGCGGATATCGGACGGGATGGACTGGCCAGACCTGTCTGACGAGGCACTTGCCGCGACGATCGGCGACTGGCTGGCTCCGCATCTCGTCGGCGTGACCCGGCTCGCCGACCTGTCCCGACTCGATCTCGCCACCATTCTGGCAAGTGGGCTCGACTGGGAGGCGCGCCGGCGGCTCGACGACCTTGCCCCGACGCATCTGGAAGTCCCCAGCGGCTCCCGCCTCCGGCTCGACTATTGCGCGGGCGAGATACCGGTGCTGGCGGTGAAATTGCAGGAGATGTTCGGGGCGACCGAGACGCCGCGCATCGCCGGAGGGCGGGTGCCGGTGCTGGTCCATCTGCTGTCGCCGGCCGGCCGGCCGGTGCAGATCACCTCCGATCTCGCCACCTTCTGGCGCGACGGATATCGCCAGGTGAAGGCAGAGATGAAGGGGCGCTACCCGAAGCATCCCTGGCCCGACGATCCGCTGACTGCGGCGCCTACCGCCCGGACGAAGCGGGTGCTGGCGAGTCGGGGCGGGTGA
- a CDS encoding adenylate/guanylate cyclase domain-containing protein, protein MQRKITVILCADVVGYARLMAEDEEETLRRLVNYRKVFEDFVGQYNGRIFNTAGDAVLAEFRSSVDAVRAAIDIQETLRTRNYGYPQSRQMLFRIGITIGDVVERDGDLLGDAVNVAARLQGLAAPGGIWVSRTVHEQVAGKMSLHFRDLGAHPVKNIPQPVHVYAVMAGGAELEPAGAAPAKAAAGTRRAWSTAAVLATVVAIAAGGVAFWTMDHTADVTPPSDRPAAPLAAPAATAATSEGAVAGTFIAERVPFLREDNRNDIKDSYVPARDHKALAINRYGYGFAVAEPSEAVARDKALAACTSATNEACEIYAVGDTMVWPHPLPAMPPQPWLREVAGGGEPFDPDRVPFARASDRALIESFSERPLPRALAINDDGLIGMSWGGTGRLDPVRRSLEFCGDRAGVPCLLAAVDDRFAFPFPEGVEIEGLFRPESDMALSPAQRERVMAVYAGPDWRAVAVGAGDIGVTVGRGSQREATESAMAECRRTAPDCRILAINTFRVAARP, encoded by the coding sequence ATGCAGCGCAAGATCACCGTCATCCTGTGTGCCGATGTGGTCGGTTACGCGCGGCTGATGGCCGAGGACGAGGAGGAGACGCTCCGCCGGCTGGTGAACTACCGCAAGGTGTTCGAGGATTTCGTCGGCCAGTATAACGGCCGCATCTTCAACACCGCGGGCGATGCGGTGCTGGCCGAGTTCCGCTCGTCCGTCGATGCTGTGCGGGCGGCGATCGACATCCAGGAGACGCTGAGGACGCGCAACTACGGCTACCCCCAGTCGCGTCAGATGCTGTTCCGCATCGGCATCACCATCGGCGACGTGGTGGAGCGGGATGGTGATCTGCTCGGCGATGCCGTGAACGTCGCTGCCCGTCTGCAGGGACTCGCGGCACCTGGGGGCATCTGGGTGTCGCGCACGGTGCACGAGCAGGTGGCGGGAAAGATGTCGTTGCACTTCCGCGATCTCGGCGCCCATCCGGTCAAGAACATTCCGCAGCCGGTGCATGTCTATGCGGTGATGGCAGGGGGGGCCGAGCTCGAGCCTGCCGGCGCTGCGCCCGCCAAGGCCGCAGCCGGGACTCGGCGAGCCTGGAGCACGGCGGCCGTGCTGGCGACAGTGGTTGCGATCGCAGCCGGCGGCGTCGCGTTCTGGACCATGGACCATACCGCCGATGTGACGCCGCCGTCCGACAGACCTGCGGCACCGCTGGCGGCACCGGCCGCAACGGCGGCAACGTCCGAAGGGGCCGTCGCAGGTACCTTCATAGCCGAGCGGGTGCCGTTCCTGCGCGAGGACAACCGCAACGACATCAAGGATTCCTACGTGCCGGCCCGCGACCACAAGGCGCTGGCGATCAACCGCTACGGCTACGGCTTTGCGGTTGCGGAACCCTCGGAGGCGGTCGCCCGCGACAAGGCGCTGGCCGCGTGCACGAGCGCGACCAACGAGGCCTGCGAGATCTACGCCGTGGGCGACACGATGGTGTGGCCGCATCCGCTGCCTGCCATGCCGCCACAGCCCTGGCTGCGAGAGGTTGCCGGCGGCGGCGAGCCGTTCGACCCGGACCGGGTCCCGTTTGCCCGCGCGTCTGACCGTGCGCTGATCGAAAGCTTCAGCGAGCGGCCGTTGCCACGCGCGCTGGCGATCAATGACGACGGGCTGATCGGCATGAGCTGGGGCGGGACGGGACGGCTCGATCCGGTGCGCCGGTCGCTCGAATTCTGCGGCGACCGCGCCGGCGTGCCGTGCCTGCTGGCGGCGGTAGACGATCGGTTCGCCTTTCCGTTTCCTGAAGGTGTCGAGATCGAGGGCCTGTTCCGGCCGGAGAGCGATATGGCGTTGAGCCCTGCCCAGCGCGAGCGGGTGATGGCGGTCTACGCCGGACCGGACTGGCGCGCGGTGGCGGTCGGGGCGGGCGACATCGGTGTCACCGTCGGGCGCGGCAGCCAGCGCGAGGCGACGGAGTCGGCCATGGCGGAGTGCCGCCGCACGGCTCCGGATTGCCGGATCCTGGCGATCAACACCTTCCGGGTTGCCGCCAGACCATGA